A region of the Desulfobacter postgatei 2ac9 genome:
GAAGCACCGCCTATCCTTATGCGTGCTCCGGTGGATATGCCTATGGCAAGCGGCATCAAGGTCATTGATGCGCTGATCCCTATCGGCAGGGGCCAGCGGGAATTGATCCTTGGTGACCGCCAGACAGGAAAGACGGCCATAGCTCTCGACATTATCCTGAATCAGAAAAAAGGCGATGTGGTCTGCGTGTATTGCGCTATCGGTCAGCGAAGTAGCTCGGTAGCACGGGGTATTGATACCCTGCGCAACCACGGGGCCATGGATTATACTTTTGTGGTTGTGGTTGAGGGCGATGCGCCCTCGGGTTTGCAGTATATCGCACCCTATGCGGCAACGAGCATGGCTGAATATTTCATGGCGCAGGAGGGCAAAGACGTGCTTATTGTTTATGATGATTTGACCCGACACGCACAGGCATACAGGCAGCTTAGCCTGCTCATGCGCCGCCCACCGGGGCGTGAGGCCTTTCCGGGGGATATCTTCTATATCCATTCAAGGTTGCTTGAACGTTCCACAAGACTCAAACCGGAACATGGTGGGGGGACGCTGACCGCACTGCCCATTGTGGAAACCGAGGCCCAGAATATCTCAGCCTACATTCCCACCAACCTTATTTCTATCACTGACGGTCAGATTTATCTCTCTCCGGTGCTGTTCCAAAAAGGCATACTCCCGGCAATTGACGTGGGCAAGTCGGTTTCCCGCGTGGGAGGTCGCGCACAACCCAAGGCTTACGGCAAGGTGTCCGGCGATTTGCGGTTGACCTATTCCCAGTTTCAGGAACTGGAAGCTTTCGCAAGGTTCGGCACAAGGCTTGATCAGGATACCCGAAAACGCATTGAACACGGTCTGCGGGTGCGTGAATTGCTCAAACAGGATCGTTTATCACCGCTTACAGCCGCTCAGCAGGTGGTGATTCTCTGGGCGGTCTCGCTTGGTTTACTTAATGATATCGCGCTGGAACGTATTGCCGAAGTTGAGGGATATCTGCTCACCCGCATGGAAGAGAGCTTTGAGTCTATGAGCCGTCTTGCACAGGCAGAACCCAATGATGAAATCTGGGCTGAGCTTGAGAAAGTGGTCATGCAGCATATTCGGAATTGGAGGGAGGCTAATGCAGCAGCTTGAAGCCGTCCGCAAAAAAATTGGGACGAATAGCGATCTGCTTTCGGTGGTCAAAACCATGAAGGCCCTTGCTGCGGTTAATATCCGTCATTTTGAAACCGCGGCCAAGGGCGTCGGCGAGTATGCCGAGGTCATTGAGCAGGGCTGGACTGTCTTTTTCCGTAATGCCGGAATTTTACCCCAGGGACCGAAGGTTGGTGTCGCCGTCGTGCTGGCAATCGGTTCCGATCAGGGAATGTGCGGGCAGTTTAACGAATTGGCACGGGCTGAGGCTGTATCGGTTATTGAAGAACTGCGGGTGGCTGGACATAAGGTAATCTGTTGGACCTGCGGAGACCGGCTGCGTGGCGCGTTGGAGGATTGCGGGGTCAAGGTGGATTTGAATTTCCGGGTACCGGGCAGCCTGCGTGGGGTGGATGCCATTGTTGACGAGATAGAACAGAATCTTGAGCTGTGGCGAACCAAGCACGGAATGAATCGTTTCAGCATAGTGAATAATCTGCATGTCAGCGATGACGCCAAGGTCGCGGCCCGTCATATCCTTCCACTCGATAAACGCAGCGGAAGCATGAAATGGGATGGAAAATCTCTGCCCATGACCAACTGTCCGGTTCAAGATTTATTCTCAAATTTATTCAGCGAATATTTATACATCTCCGTATACGGCGCAATAGTTCAATCTTTAGCTGCAGAGAACAGTTCCCGTCTTGCCGCCATGCAAGTAGCCGAGAAAAACATCATTGAGCATATTGAGGTCCTTGAGTCTGAGTTCCGCACCACTCGACAGGGAGCAATTACCGGGGAGTTATTGGATATCGTTTCCGGGGCGGAGGCCATTGTTGGGGGATGAAACAAAGGTACCTGAATTCTGATAGAGCAGGTCAGCCCGTCGCTGTATTGCCTTGTAAATACTGAAAACTTCCGGATATCAATATGATATGTTTATATGTATTTACAGGCCAAAATTAAAAATTCATTTTCGTCCAGATCTTGAATCAGATGTCGGGGGGATTTGTGCTCTTGAAGTACGATTGCCGTGTATCCACACAGCAAACTCGCTTAACGCAACGGATTCCATTAAATACGGCTCCTTGTATTTAAATGCCAGGTCCTGAATCCGGGCCAGCAGATCCGTCAGGGCCCATCCGTGCAAAGGCTCCCGCGACTCTTCATATCTGTCCGACACATACCCCCACATGTGCTGCAGCGCGTTTTTTAATCCGCCCTGGGATGGCGGCGTTCTCAACGTTTCCACAAGAAGACGGGCCAGGCCGCTGAAATCATCCCGGGGGCGCATCCGGGACACATCCGCACCGATTTTTTTGTACAGGCCCACATCCCGGGCCATGACGGCGTATTTATGCTGACGCCACATCTGCTGGGCGTTTTGGGGTAAAGGAATGCGTCCCGGTTCCTTGTCCCGGTATTTTTCCCTGAGCAACCGAATCTGGACATAGGGCTCGTCGATAAATGTGTCAGGCCACATCCCATTGTTGTCCTGGATTTGCACAGGGGATTTATCATTGTACCCCCGTAACTTCATTTCTGCGGATAGAAGCTGATGGCGTTTATTCAGCGCCCAGCCGAAATCCATCCAGCGCAGGGTTTCCGGATGCCGGGAATAGCCTTTTTTCCCGTTGACAATAATGGAGACCATACCGTGAAGTTCCCGGTGTTCGCCTAAAAGACTTTGGCGGTTCAGGTATCCCGGATGAAGATCCCAGATTCTCATGAAAACTCCTTCATTCTGCCTATGACTTGATCAATGATTTTAGCAGGGAAATTTCTTTAGCCCATATGTCATCATCAGGTGTTTCCAGAATCATGGGAATATTGTTCAGACGTTTGTCTTCCATGATGTGCCGGAAAGCGGCAAGGCCAAGTTGTCCCTTTCCGATGCTTTCATGCCGGTCCACCCTGGAATTGAGGGGCTTTTTGGCATCGTTCAGGTGCATGCCCTTTAATTTTTCAAAGCCGATAATTGCGTCAAACAGGTCCCAGGTTTTTTCATAACCGTTCCGGGAAACAAACTCATATCCGGCAGCAAAGGCGTGGCAGGTATCAATGCATACCCCGATGCGGGATTGATCTTCCACCCGGTCGATGATGGTTTTTATCTGTTCAAATACAAATCCCACATTGCTCCCCTGGCCTGCGGTGTTTTCAATGACGGCAATGACGTCCGGCACCTTTTGAAGGGCAAGGTTAATGGATTCGGCAATGGTTGCAAGGCAGTTATCCATGCTGATTTTCTTTAAGGTTGATCCCGGGTGGAAATTGAGCATGGCAATGCCAAGCTGATGACATCTCTGCATTTCATCTATAAAGGCAACTCTGGATTTCTCCAAGGGTGCTTGTTCAGGATGGCCCAGGTTGATGAGATAGGAGTCGTGGGCAAGAATCTGATCGGGCCCGAAACCAAACGACCTGCAGTTTGATTTAAAATCATTGATGCTTTTGTCTGATAAAGGCTTGGCCTGCCACTGCCGCTGATTTTTTGTGAAAAGTGCAAAACAGGATGCGCCGATTTTTTGGGCATTGACCGGCGCGTTTTCAACGCCGCCTGCAGCACTCACATGGGCGCCCAGATATTTCAATTCTTCCTCCTTTTTTAACAGATAACTCAAGAAATCTCGCCAGGTGATGTTTCCGTATCCGCCACAAGATCTTTAATCCATTTCTTTGAAAAAAAGCGGGGCAATCCGATAATCAGCTTGAACATCTCTTCCAAGGCAATCAGGGCCATGACACCGTAAACGGGCCAATGAAGGAGAAACGCACCTGTGAACGCCATGGGCACGCCAATACACCATACCGCACTCAGGTCCATGAAAAAGCCGAATTTAGTGTCCCCCCCGCCCCGGAACACCGACACAACCGTTGTAAAATTGGTGGTCTT
Encoded here:
- a CDS encoding F0F1 ATP synthase subunit alpha, whose translation is MGFLEKNINQALYAHEKGRKNMEYSPKSREVGRVLSVARGVAQVQGLGSVRSEELITLGNNIPGMALDLLPEAIGVALLGDNTGLKAGDEAVPSGTVLSVPVGDALIGRIVDPLGNPLDGGPAPETFERRTVESEAPPILMRAPVDMPMASGIKVIDALIPIGRGQRELILGDRQTGKTAIALDIILNQKKGDVVCVYCAIGQRSSSVARGIDTLRNHGAMDYTFVVVVEGDAPSGLQYIAPYAATSMAEYFMAQEGKDVLIVYDDLTRHAQAYRQLSLLMRRPPGREAFPGDIFYIHSRLLERSTRLKPEHGGGTLTALPIVETEAQNISAYIPTNLISITDGQIYLSPVLFQKGILPAIDVGKSVSRVGGRAQPKAYGKVSGDLRLTYSQFQELEAFARFGTRLDQDTRKRIEHGLRVRELLKQDRLSPLTAAQQVVILWAVSLGLLNDIALERIAEVEGYLLTRMEESFESMSRLAQAEPNDEIWAELEKVVMQHIRNWREANAAA
- a CDS encoding F0F1 ATP synthase subunit gamma; translation: MQQLEAVRKKIGTNSDLLSVVKTMKALAAVNIRHFETAAKGVGEYAEVIEQGWTVFFRNAGILPQGPKVGVAVVLAIGSDQGMCGQFNELARAEAVSVIEELRVAGHKVICWTCGDRLRGALEDCGVKVDLNFRVPGSLRGVDAIVDEIEQNLELWRTKHGMNRFSIVNNLHVSDDAKVAARHILPLDKRSGSMKWDGKSLPMTNCPVQDLFSNLFSEYLYISVYGAIVQSLAAENSSRLAAMQVAEKNIIEHIEVLESEFRTTRQGAITGELLDIVSGAEAIVGG
- a CDS encoding DUF1722 domain-containing protein, with the translated sequence MRIWDLHPGYLNRQSLLGEHRELHGMVSIIVNGKKGYSRHPETLRWMDFGWALNKRHQLLSAEMKLRGYNDKSPVQIQDNNGMWPDTFIDEPYVQIRLLREKYRDKEPGRIPLPQNAQQMWRQHKYAVMARDVGLYKKIGADVSRMRPRDDFSGLARLLVETLRTPPSQGGLKNALQHMWGYVSDRYEESREPLHGWALTDLLARIQDLAFKYKEPYLMESVALSEFAVWIHGNRTSRAQIPPTSDSRSGRK
- the nfo gene encoding deoxyribonuclease IV, producing the protein MKYLGAHVSAAGGVENAPVNAQKIGASCFALFTKNQRQWQAKPLSDKSINDFKSNCRSFGFGPDQILAHDSYLINLGHPEQAPLEKSRVAFIDEMQRCHQLGIAMLNFHPGSTLKKISMDNCLATIAESINLALQKVPDVIAVIENTAGQGSNVGFVFEQIKTIIDRVEDQSRIGVCIDTCHAFAAGYEFVSRNGYEKTWDLFDAIIGFEKLKGMHLNDAKKPLNSRVDRHESIGKGQLGLAAFRHIMEDKRLNNIPMILETPDDDIWAKEISLLKSLIKS